AACGCTTCATTCACTTCAAATAAGTCGATTTGGGATAATTCCAACCCATGACGCTGCAATAATTTTTTCACTGCATACGCCGGAGTAATGGGAAAATAGCGTGCCTCCATCGCCACCGCCGTATGTCCAACGATGCGGGCTATCGGCTCTACACCCAATTCCTGTGCCTTGTTCACAGAAGCGAGTACCAACGCACTGGCGCCATCATTGACACCCGGTGCATTCCCTGCGGTAATGGTGCCATCCTGGACGAAAACCGGCTTTAACCCCTGCAACTTCTCATAAGCGGTATCCTTGCGCGGCGCCTCATCAACTTCTACTACTGTTTCTTTTTTGCGCATTTTTACCGTCACTGGTACAACCTCTTCCGCTATCCTGCCCGCTTCGATCGCTGTAATAGCTCGCTCATGGCTACGCAACGCCCACCGATCCTGCGCTTCCCGGGAGACACCGTATTCCGCAGCCACATTGCTGCCGTGCACCACCATATGCACCCCATCAAAGGCACACCACAACCCGTCGTGAATCATCAAATCCACCATTTTCCCGTCACCCATCCGCTGTCCCCAGCGGCCGCCGGGCAAAATGTAGGGAGCATTGGACATGCTCTCCATCCCTCCGGCTACAATCACTTCACCATCATGTGCACGAATGATCTGGTCCGCCAAAGTGGCGCTGCGCAAGCCGGAGGCACATACCTTGTTGATCGTCTCCGCTCCTACTTCCCAGGAAAGACCCGCTCGCCGTGCCGCCTGCCGTGCCGGTACCTGACCCGCTCCTCCTTGCAGCACCATCCCCATCACGACATGCTCCACTTGATCGGCAGGCACACCTGCTTTCTCCAAGGCTCCACGAATGGCGATTCCGCCTAACTCTACTGCCGGCACATCCTTTAACGTCCCTCCAAATTTGGCAAAAGGGGTGCGAGCCCCTCCCAAAACCACCGTCTCCGTCATTACATGCACCTCCGCATAATTGGGATTCCAACTGAGCGCTCGTTCGGTTTTATCCCAAATGAAAACGCCTTCAACATTTAGATTACTTCGTTTTTTGTCAGTTGACAATCGTTTTTGCAAAAAGGAGTGCGACGATCGTCTGAGGCAAATCCCCGACCAATGACCGGGGAAAATAGATACCCTCCCCACTACAATAAAGGTGAGGTTAAGTGATGCAGCTTCTTAAACAGGTTCAATCTAAAAACGTCAGCTTAGGTCTGGTTATCAAAATGATGGAAGGGATATTTGCGGCGGAACAGACGAATATCCTCTTCCGACCGCTCTACCAATGTATGATCAACTTTGGCTGATGGAAGATTAGCTTTAAAGCTACAAACTTACTAAGAAGGGGTGAGTTTCATGCAGCTAGTTGAACAACACCTAGTCGTGTCCGACCTTAAGAGATCAACTGATTTTTATGAAAAAAAACTGGGATTTACATTGGGTTATGATACGGGGAACAACATTCTATTTTACTGGTTGGACCCTGAGCACCAGTCGATGTTGGGGTTGTGGCAACAAGGAAGTGCAGGTAATGGTCCTGATTCTAGTGGGCCGGATACCAGCCAGATCATACGCCAACACCTGGCGTTTCAACTTCCTCTGCCACAATTTCATGAGACTGTACAGCGGTTAAAAGAAGATGGTTTGCAAATAACCGATTTCTTCGGCAACGAGACAGAGGAAGGTTCGGTCCACCCCTGGATGCCCATCGTTTCCGTCTATTTTCCCGATCCCGACGGCCATGTGTTAGAGCTGTTATCCTTCCTTCCAGAGCAACCACGCCCCGATTGGCCAGCCATGAGTTATTCCGAGTGGCAACAGCGGATAGCGGACAAGGGATGATTGCGTCCGCATGCACGAGGCTGCTGTGAAGAAGATGGCTCCCTTATCAATGACAGCTACAGTTGCTTCATAACATCGGTCTCCTCCAGGTCATCGACACAAAAGAGCGGCTCTCTCCCTATATCAAGGGGAGAGAGCCGCTTATATACGTCAGTTAAATTCTTTACAAGCGGGAAACACCCTAGTTTTAGCGATGGGGCTGAAAGCGAGCATCAAATAAAATGCGAAAACCAAACTGTCATTCCAGCCTAAGACATAGCAACGAGACTCTGCTTGAACCGCGGTTCCGATGGAATTCACTTAGTCAAGCGATGCCACCGGAAATGAACCAATAAACTCCTGCGTACGTAGAGGAGTGGTCAAACCAGCTCAAACTGCTTGGAATACAGCTGTGCATACGCCCCACCCCGTGCAAGTAACGCATCATGGGTACCTTGTTCCACAATACCGTCTTTCGTCAGTACGATGATTCGCCCCGCATTGCGGATCGTAGACAAGCGGTGAGCAATCACAAGGGTGGTCCGTCCTTTCGCCAAGGATTCCAGTGATTCCTTGATGATGCTTTCACTCTCGTTGTCAAGTGCACTGGTCGCCTCATCCAAAATAAGAACCGGCGGATTTTTTAAAAATACGCGCGCGATACTGAGTCGCTGCTTTTGACCCCCAGACAGTTTTACCCCTCGTTGGCCGATCTCGGAGTGATAGCCCTGTGGCAAGCTCATAATAAAGTCATGGGCATTGGCATGGATCGCCGCCGCGACAATTTCTTCGTCGCTTGCCGTCGGATTTCCGTAGCGAATATTTTCCATCACCGTTCCGGCGAATAGATACACATCTTGCTGTACCGTACCGATGTGATTCCGCAAGGATGCAAGGTCGATATCACGAACGTCGATCCCGTCAAAGCGCACTTCCCCATCCGTTACATCATAGAAGCGGGGAATGAGCGAGCATAACGTCGTTTTTCCCGCACCCGACGGACCGACGAGCGCAACATACTCGCCCGACTGTACATGAAGCGAGATGTTGGTCAACACAGGGGGCAAATGATCTTCGTAACGGAAGGAAACGCCCTTCAACTCGATTTCACCGCGTACTTCAGATAGAGTCACGGCATTGGGTTTGTTTTTAATGGACGGTTTTCGATTCATCATTTCCATAAAGCGCTGAAAGCCGGTGATCCCTTCTTGCAGCTGTGTACTCATATGCGTCAATCGTTGAATCGGCTCAATCATAAAGTTGATATACAGCATAAACGTGATCAAGTCCGCTAAATCCAACGTGTTGTTGACGATATGGGCACTGCCGAAGATGATTACTGTAACCGTAATCAGTTGGATAAACGTTTCCACACCATTGTAGAAATACGCTTCTGCCTGATACGTCTTTTTGCGGCTATCGAGAAAGCGCTGATTGGCGCGTTGAAATTTTTCGATTTCGATACGCTCATTGGCAAATGATTTGACGACGCGGATCCCTGCTAGGCTGTCTTCTACCTGGGCGTTGACATCCCCGATGCGCTCTTTGTTTCTTCTGAATGCCCAGTTCAAACGCTTATTGAAATACAGCGCAAAGGCACCTAAGAACGGCAAAAAGCAGAATACGGCAATCGTCAACGGTGCGTTAATATAGAAGAGTATCACAAACGCTCCGATAAAGCGGACCAGATATTTGATATAATCTTCCGGACCATGATGGTACAACTCTGACAGCAGCAACAAATCGTTGGTAATGCGTGACATGAGCTGACCGGTTTTTGCTTGATCATAAAAGCTGAAAGACAGCGTCTGTATGTGGGTAAACAACTCGTGCCGCAGATCACTTTCCATACGGGCCCCAATTTCATGCCCTTTGTAGTCAACAAAATAGTTGCCGATATTTTGGATGGCGACTAAAACAAGCATCAGCCCACCGACCCAATACACTTCACTTAGCGCAGTGGACAAGTCCCCTTCCAAAACATCCTTGGTTATATACCGAACGAGTAACGGAAACACCAGTGTCACCGCAGACGTGATCATCGCACACGCCAATACGGAAAGAAACAAACCCAAATACGGCTTATAATAAGAAAGAAATTTTTTTATTGGAAAGCTCATGATAGACCCCTTTATTGTGTTGTTCAAAAAAACACATATAAGGGGTACACCGTTACCATTTCATGCCCTATCCAGCCTGGACGGTATTTAGGGAGGGATGGATTTCCTTCTGTGCAACTCCGACCATGCAAAGCGAGACCTGGGAAGCGAAGCGACCAAGGCGAGACTTGTGCTTTGGAGTGCAAAGCGAGACCTGGGAAGCGAGCGACCAAGGCGAGACTTGTGCTTTGGAGTGCATGGAGCGAAGGTGAAAATTTACTCCCCACCGACAAACACTAACAGGGCATCAGGAAGGCATTCCACCCTTATATGTTTGGACGGTCTGGTTTGTCATGTTTTCCATGGAAATTGCCTCCTCATTCGTTTAATACTTTCATTATAAACGGTTTTATCTAGATGTGAACAAAATGTTTGTGTAAGTGATTTCATTTTGGTTGACAGCCTGTATTGCGCAAAGATTGCTCCCTCTTGTTTTAACATATTGACACACTTTCATCTTCGAAATAGCATAAAATTATTCCTACAGGAAGGGGGACATGAATGGCTGTATATAGTCAACAAAACCTTACTCGGTTTTTCCACAAGGTAAGAAAGCCGACAAATGCTAGCGTCTTGATTATCGCCCTTTATTTTGCAAGTAAGCTTGAACCACAACTATCCGCGATGTTAAATAACCTTGTCAGCGACTTTGCAGATTCCTTCTCCACCATACTGTATCTCCTTTTGCTTCTCTTTACCGGATATGGAATCTTGGGCTACATATTAACGCTTATCTGTACGGTTGCTTGGATTATCAGTGAAGTCTTTTCCAAATTTAACGTTCACAACTATATCCCCGGTTATTTGTGGTTTACCAAATCGATCGGACGAACATTCGTCGGCTTTTTTTGGATGTGGTATATACTCGCCCTCCTATACTTTTTCGGCTTTGAGGAGATCGTGCTGGAATGGATCACCACCATCGGCCTTCCTCTTACCCATCAACTTACCACCATATTTCAATTCAACGTCTTTTTTATTGGCATCCCCTCGATGTTGGTTCTTGGGACTTCAATCGTTCTAATCCCTTATAACTTGCTTCAAAGTAGCAAAAAAGAGAAACCGACAAGAGTTAAAATTGAAGGCACAACTCATGTCAATATCGATGGATCCAGCGAAGGTAAAGCAGCTAAATAAGAAGTTATATTTGCATTTCAACAAAAATTTATGTACAATGGCTACATCCAACGAGAGGAGGCTGTGAAGAGTGGTAATAAATGTTTTCGCATATGAACCAATCATGAACTTCATAGCGAAAACATACCGGAACTCTTCTTAAAATCGCCCTCTCTTGATATGGTACAACACAAATGGAGTGAGCAAAGGCACCGGTATGTCCGGCGCCTTTTTTACATGGTACAAGTCCGATCCTTTCGGCTTGTTTCATGTGAGCGACGCCGGTGATCCGGCGTCTTTTTATGTGGAAAAAATCGATTTCTCATGGAGTCTGCCGGATCATCGCTGTCTGATGGCCCATACTCCGAGGAGGAATTGAGATGGAACCAAAATTTGATCAGCTAAAAACATTTATCGTTGAGAAGGGATGGTCACCCTACCGCTTCAAGCAAATCCTACAAGCGGTATTCAAGGAAAGGATCGATCGATTTGAGCGAATGAAGGCGCTCCCACTCTCCTTGCGCAAGCAGTTGCAACAAGCCTTCGGTGAATCGATATTGAGTCTAAAGCCGGTCACCCGCCTCTCATCCGCTCAAGCGGACAAGGTGCTGTTTGAACTGCCTGACCACAATAAAATCGAAACCGTGCGCATGATCTATCGCGCCGGTTGGGAGTCGTATTGTATTTCCTCTCAGTGCGGCTGCGGATTTGGTTGCAAATTTTGCGCCACTGGAACGATCGGGATGAAGCGAAATTTAAGCGCAGATGAGATCACCGATCAAATCTTGTATTTTTATTTGCACAAGCATCCCATCGACAGCATTTCCTTTATGGGAATGGGTGAGGCGCTTGCCAACCCGCAAACCTTTGTCGCCTTAAAAACGCTGACCGACCCGCAGCTGTTTAACCTGAGCCCGCGCCGGATTACGGTTTCCACGATTGGGATTATCCCTCAGATGCGCCGCTTGTCACAGGAGTTTCCACAGGTAAATATCACTTTTTCCCTCCACTCTCCCTTTGACGAGCAACGGAGCGAATTGATGCCGATTAATCGTAAGTACCCGCTACAGCAAGCATTGGCGCTGCTGGATGAACACATTCAAAAACATCGGCGCAAAGTTTACATCGCCTATGTGATGCTTCCTGGTGTCAACGACACCCCTGATCACGCCGAGGCGCTGATTTCACTGCTGCAGGGGCGCGGCTCTTGGGATTATCTGTATCAAGTCAACCTGATCCGCTACAATCCCGCTGTCGGAACCCCGGAAGCATACAATCGCCCGCAAAAACGAGAGCTAGACTCCTTTTACGAGCGATTGAAGGAAGCAGGCCTCAACGTCACCGTCAGACAATCCTTCGGAGTGGACATCGACGCGGCCTGTGGTCAACTGTACGGGCAGTACTATATTCGTGGAAAGCCGAAAGAGGTGGAGGAAAAATAGAGTGTTTCAATTGGCTGCGTAATTGAATGATGAAGTCAAAAATCCCCCTTTCTATTGATAGATCGGGGGATTTTAAAACAGACCTGATGTTAGGAACTGTACGTTAATTCGATACCCTTCAAAAAAGGTAGCTACGATAAACCTTCATCCACAATCCGGGGACACAATCCCCTATCTTTTGTAATTACTGAAATTATTACAGTACAGGATGTACAGAATGGGGAAAAAAGAAATGGTGACTAAGAAAATGGCTCTAAAAGGGTACAGAAAGGCAGGAAGGATGGGAAATAGCCTCGGATTAGGCATCCCTAAAGGGATTGTAGATAAGTTAGGGGTAAAATCAGGTGATGAGTATGAAATAACTGCCGATCCCAAAACAGGGGTTATTACTTCCAGGCCAATCCAAAGGTTAGGGGTTGACCCTCAGTTGTTAAGGGACTTGGATGAGCTGATTGACGAGTATGGTGAAGCCCTGGAGAAATTGAAGGACAAATGATCAAATACCTAACACTTAACGAGATACTTGCCGCCCACATCAAAGTCATGGAAGAGTTTGATGACATAGACCAGGCTGGGGTGTATCCTGAAAGGTTAAAATCAGCTATTTTAAGGCCCCAGGCAGAGTATTTGGGACAAGAACTCTTCCCCACCATATGGGATAAGGCTGGGGCACTTACCCAGTCCATTATTCAAGATCATGTTTTTAACAACGGGAACAAGAGAACCGCTTTTGCCTGCCTATGGCTATTCCTCAAAAGAAATGGTTATCCGTTGAAGATGTCTAACAATGATGTGGTGGATATGATGGTTGCCTTTACAACTGAGGATCGGTTTAAGGGTGATAATGGAGCAAAAGAGATAGGTAAATTCATTGAGGATATAGTGAAATCGTCTTTCTAGGGGACCCTCCCACTCTCCTTCCCATGCTCGAATAAAATAAAAAGCCATCCTCCTCATAATGGAGAACGGCAGGCGGCTTCTCTAAAAAGTTATTCCTCGGTTCGGTCAAACAGCCGTCTATTTTCTTCCGTGTCCCGTAAGTCCTCCGCGCGAATACTCCGCAAGGATTCCGCGTCATTGACCAAACGGCCCTGTTTGTCGTTTCTTTTCTTGTCGTTATGTTGATGTTCCATATGGTTTCCTCCCAACACAATCTTTCGTTGTCAGCATATCCGATCACAGGGATTTTCAATCGTGCCCAAGTGATTTCGGCTCTGCCTCACCCCTTTAATCGCTATGCCCTACCCGAAAGAGAGATGGGAATACCTAGCCGTTTGAAATAAATTGTACGAAAAAGGACTGGAGAGTGATTGTTTTCTCCAGTCCTTTTACTCTTAGTAATCATATCCTCACTGTTTAAAGCTCCCGCCGAACAAAGTCCATTCGTTTTAACCAATCACTTTATCCGGCTAGTAGCAACCATCAAGCCTTTTTGCTTTTCCGTTTTTTCATCAATACCTCATATACCAACGGCACAATGATCAGTGTCAGCAGAGTAGAGCTGGTTAGTCCCCCGATCACGGTGACACCTAAGCCCTTGGAGATTAAGCCGCCGCCTTCCAAGCCGAAGGCTAGGGGCAGAAGGGCGCCAATGGTGGCGATCGCCGTCATCAGAATCGGACGCAAGCGCGTACCTGCCGCCTCCAGCAAGGCATCCCGGGTGGAGAGCCCTTCATTTTCCATGTGAATCACCCGGTCGATCAGCACAATCGCATTGGTGACGACAATCCCGATCAGCATCAAGGCGCCGATCATAGCGGAGATGCTAATCGTTTCCCCGGCGATCCAGAGAGCCGCCAAAGCGCCGATCACGGTGAAGGGAAGCGAGAACAGGATGGCAAAAGGCGCACGGCCGCCACCGAAGGTGATCACCAACACCAGATAGACGATGGCGATTGCCGCCAACATCGCCAGCCCCAGCTGGGTGAAGCCTTCCGTAATCTGCTCGCTCACCCCGCCAAACTCCACGGTTACCCCAGCGGGAAGATCCAAGTTGTCCACTTCTTGTTGCAGCGCACGAGTCGCGCTGGACACATCGTCTCCTTTGATATCCATGGTGACCGAAGCGCTCAGCTTACCGTCCCGCCGTGTTACCGTATCAGGGGACTCGCCTTCTTCCACCTTCACCAATTGGTCCAAGGCCACTTGCTGTCCCATGGGGGTGCTGATTTTCTTTTTCTCTAAATCCGCTTTGTCTTGATAGGAGATTTGATCCGTTTCCAGATAGACCATCACATCTTTGCCGTCCTGTTTGATCGTCGTCAGGACGGGGCGTTCCCCTATCCGCCCCAATTCGCCCATCAACTGAGCCGGTGTCAGTCCATGCTGGGCCAATGCTTCTCTGTCGGGAACCAGCGTATACTGTTCATACGCTTCCGCGAGGCTGGAATCAACATTGTCCACTTCACCGGTCTTTTCCGCCGCCTTCATCACATCATCAACCACGGGACGGATCTGATCGAGATCGTTTCCGTACACATGCAGTTCCAGTTGGTTGCTACCAGCGGAAGCCCCCATATCAAGGGAGCCCCAGGTACCCGGGTCCTCCCGTTTTTCCAGTTCTTTTATCACCTGGTCGCTCTCTTGTGAAAATCCTTCATAATCTTCATCGTAGCGAACAAAGAAGAGGGCTTGGTCACTTCCGCCGAAGTTCATCGGATTTCCTCCGCCAATGGTCGTTTGCACCATCTCGACCCCATCGCGCTTTTGCAGGAAATTGTTGGCATCTTCGGCGATGTTGATAATATTTTCTTCTGTTTGCCCCGGCGCCGGATCAAAGGTGACATACATCACTTTTTCTTCATCACCCGGCAGGAAACTGACCCCGATCAAAGGTACCAGGAACAGGCTGCCCACCAGCAGAATCAGTGCTACACCGGCGGAGATCCATTTATGGTTAAGGGAGGCATTCAGCAGGCGACGATACCCTCTCGCCAGCCGCCCGGTCTCTTCTTTCTCGCTTTCGGATAGATTCACTTGCTCCAACCCTTTACGAAAGAGGGAGTGGGTCATCACCGGCACCACTGTGACCGCCACTACCAGGGAGGCGAGCAATGCAAACGCAACGGTGAGGGCAAAGGGTAAAAACAGTTCTCCTACCGGCCCTTTCACCAACCCCAGGGGAACAAAGACGGCCACGGTCACCAAAGTGGAAGACAGGATCGGAACAAACATCTCCCGTGTCGCCGCCAGCACCAGTTCCTTTCCGCGCAGCGCCTCGCCTTTGGTCTTCATCCGGCGGTAGATGTTTTCTATGACGACGATGGAGTCATCCACCACCCGCCCGATCGCCACTGTCATGGCGCCCAGTGTCATCACGTTTAAGGTGATATCCATCTGTTTTAATGCCAACAACGCCATCACCAGCGAGAGCGGAATGGAGACCACCGCAATCAGTGTGGTGCGGAAATTACGCAGGAACAATAGAATCACCAGGAAGGCAAACAGCGATCCAATCAACGCCTTGTTCAGCATAGTGTCTACCGAATCCTCGATCGGTTTACCCTGATCAAATGCGGTAAACACATTTAGGCCGTCAATCTCCCCTTTCAGTTTGTCCAGCTCCTGGTTGATACCGTTAACCACTTCCACCGTATTGGCATCAGGGGCTTTGACCACTTGCACCCCGATCGACTCCTTGCCGTTGGTGAGGTTAATCGACTCCGCTTGCTGTACTTCCTCAATATCCGCAATCTGCTTCAGTTTCACTGTGGGGATACCCGCTTGCGCGGCCATCGCTGCATCAGCGGGGGCTCCCTGCATTGCAGATCCCGCGGTGGGCGCTCCCTGTTCGGGAGAAGCTCCTCCCGATCCCGGTGCCCCTTGCATCGGAGCAGACCCCGTCGCTCCCGCACCTTGACCGACAGCGGGAATCTCCAGTTCTTTTAACTCTTTCAGGGAATGAATCTCCCCATTGATTTCCATCAACTTCTCAGAATCACCAAAGGTATATAGTCCCAAGGGATAATTACCGGCAGAAGCCCGGATGAGATCATTAACTGTATTTTCATCCAATCCGTATTTCTTCAATTGATCCGGTTTGTACTTCAGTTGACCCTCTACTACTTGCTGACCGGCAACATCGACGGAAGCGACCCCGTCCACCCCTTCCAAGGCGGGTACCACTTCATTTTCCACTTTCTCCGTCAACGCTTGTGGAGAGAGTTGGTCGCTCGTCATACTGAAAGCGAGAATCGGAAATTCATTGAGACTGAGACGGGACGTTTCCGGATCGTGTACCCCTTCCGGCAGATTCAGCTTCGCCAACGTCTCTTTTAATTCGTCTTCCGCCTCTTTCATATCCTTATCAAAATTGTACCCAATCTGAACAGACGAGACATTTTGCATGGATGTGGAAGTGACCATATCCACTCCCGCCATGTTTTGTACCCGCTGCTCAATCGGCTTGGTCACATTTTCCGCCACTTCATCGGGGGATGCACCCGGATAGCTGGTCTGGACCATCAGCTGAGGAGCGGTAATATTGGGGATCATCTCCAGCTTCATCGTCATCCCCGCATAAAGACCCGCTGCTGCCACTATCAAAGTTAACAGCCACAGGGCGAATTTATTGTTGAGCGAAAATCGGATAATGCTTTTCACCTTTCTTCTCACTCCTTTTTTTGTTAGGGTTGATGAAAAAGGATAACTGGTGGATAATAGAATTGACCAAGTAGTCATGTTCCCGGTATGACCAGTCAGTCATTGATCGATAAACCAATAATCACTGCTAACTGGAAGGTTCAAAAGAAATCGGATTGGATTTCCTTCTTACTCTGATGGGAATTCACAATCTGAATTAATCATAAATGACCAGTCAGTCATTTGCAATTAATTTTTTGTTAACCCTTTATGAACAAGTAATTCGAATTAATACAAACGATATATTGACCATCCAGTCACACAAAAGAGGTGATGACATGAACAACAAACGGACTCATATCCTGGAATGTGCTATGAAATTGTTTGCCGAAAAAGGATTTCACCATACGACGATCCAAGAAATCGCCGATAAGAGCGGGGTTTCTAAAGGAAGTGTTTACATCTATTTTCGCTCCAAAAACGATCTGATTCTATCCATTGTGGAACATAATTTCAGCATGATTCAGGAGCAGATGGAGGCATGGAATCAGACAGGGTTGCCGGCGCGGGAAAAAATGATGCGGAAACTTAACGTTTATCTGGGTATTCTCCAATCCCGCAAAGAATTTTTCATCATGTTGATACGGGAACAGGGAATGAACCTCAATCAAGATCTAAAGCGGATTTTTCGTGATTTCCAAGTTCAAACCCACACCTGGTTGGGCACCAGTTTGGAAGAGATCTATGGTGAATCCATCCGTCCTTATCGCTGGGATATGACTATCATCTTTGAAGGAATGCTCCATTCACTGTTAAGAATGTGGGTCTTTGGTAGGAGCGAAAAGGATATCTCCGTATTTTCCACCTACTTACTGGAGCGATTGGACGATCTAGCAAAAGGTTTGCTGGATCGAAACGCTACACCGTTGATCGATGAAAAAACCTACCCCCATTCCTTCCGGGATTTCTGTTCCAACAACGGATTACCATGGAAAGAAGTGCGGCAATTGTTGGATCAAATGGAGACAAAAATAAACGAAGAACCCTCTGAGCGTCTTCAGGAATACCTTCACACCTTGGAAATCCTGCGAAAAGAGCTGGATAAAACAGAACCGGATCCGCTCCTTTTTCAGGGCATGCTCGCCAATTTAAAAGGCGTAAAAGCACTGGACCCTATACGCCAAAAAGTGGCCACTCTGCTAAATATCCAGTTGATTTAACCTTTTTGCATCAGAAGTCTCCCACTTCTAAAGGGATGCTTAGAGCAAACTTTTTTCCTGTTTGTAGAAAAAAGCCCAATGGGTCGAAATTAGGATTACGCACATATTTCAAACACTAAAAAGATTCATCCAAAAGGGATGAATCT
This sequence is a window from Desmospora activa DSM 45169. Protein-coding genes within it:
- a CDS encoding efflux RND transporter permease subunit, which gives rise to MKSIIRFSLNNKFALWLLTLIVAAAGLYAGMTMKLEMIPNITAPQLMVQTSYPGASPDEVAENVTKPIEQRVQNMAGVDMVTSTSMQNVSSVQIGYNFDKDMKEAEDELKETLAKLNLPEGVHDPETSRLSLNEFPILAFSMTSDQLSPQALTEKVENEVVPALEGVDGVASVDVAGQQVVEGQLKYKPDQLKKYGLDENTVNDLIRASAGNYPLGLYTFGDSEKLMEINGEIHSLKELKELEIPAVGQGAGATGSAPMQGAPGSGGASPEQGAPTAGSAMQGAPADAAMAAQAGIPTVKLKQIADIEEVQQAESINLTNGKESIGVQVVKAPDANTVEVVNGINQELDKLKGEIDGLNVFTAFDQGKPIEDSVDTMLNKALIGSLFAFLVILLFLRNFRTTLIAVVSIPLSLVMALLALKQMDITLNVMTLGAMTVAIGRVVDDSIVVIENIYRRMKTKGEALRGKELVLAATREMFVPILSSTLVTVAVFVPLGLVKGPVGELFLPFALTVAFALLASLVVAVTVVPVMTHSLFRKGLEQVNLSESEKEETGRLARGYRRLLNASLNHKWISAGVALILLVGSLFLVPLIGVSFLPGDEEKVMYVTFDPAPGQTEENIINIAEDANNFLQKRDGVEMVQTTIGGGNPMNFGGSDQALFFVRYDEDYEGFSQESDQVIKELEKREDPGTWGSLDMGASAGSNQLELHVYGNDLDQIRPVVDDVMKAAEKTGEVDNVDSSLAEAYEQYTLVPDREALAQHGLTPAQLMGELGRIGERPVLTTIKQDGKDVMVYLETDQISYQDKADLEKKKISTPMGQQVALDQLVKVEEGESPDTVTRRDGKLSASVTMDIKGDDVSSATRALQQEVDNLDLPAGVTVEFGGVSEQITEGFTQLGLAMLAAIAIVYLVLVITFGGGRAPFAILFSLPFTVIGALAALWIAGETISISAMIGALMLIGIVVTNAIVLIDRVIHMENEGLSTRDALLEAAGTRLRPILMTAIATIGALLPLAFGLEGGGLISKGLGVTVIGGLTSSTLLTLIIVPLVYEVLMKKRKSKKA
- a CDS encoding acetyl-CoA C-acetyltransferase; translation: MTETVVLGGARTPFAKFGGTLKDVPAVELGGIAIRGALEKAGVPADQVEHVVMGMVLQGGAGQVPARQAARRAGLSWEVGAETINKVCASGLRSATLADQIIRAHDGEVIVAGGMESMSNAPYILPGGRWGQRMGDGKMVDLMIHDGLWCAFDGVHMVVHGSNVAAEYGVSREAQDRWALRSHERAITAIEAGRIAEEVVPVTVKMRKKETVVEVDEAPRKDTAYEKLQGLKPVFVQDGTITAGNAPGVNDGASALVLASVNKAQELGVEPIARIVGHTAVAMEARYFPITPAYAVKKLLQRHGLELSQIDLFEVNEAFAAVALANGNILGWDEEKVNVNGGAIAFGHPIGASGSRILLTLIQELRRRGGGLGVAAICSGAAQGDAVLVRVD
- a CDS encoding Cfr family 23S rRNA (adenine(2503)-C(8))-methyltransferase — its product is MEMEPKFDQLKTFIVEKGWSPYRFKQILQAVFKERIDRFERMKALPLSLRKQLQQAFGESILSLKPVTRLSSAQADKVLFELPDHNKIETVRMIYRAGWESYCISSQCGCGFGCKFCATGTIGMKRNLSADEITDQILYFYLHKHPIDSISFMGMGEALANPQTFVALKTLTDPQLFNLSPRRITVSTIGIIPQMRRLSQEFPQVNITFSLHSPFDEQRSELMPINRKYPLQQALALLDEHIQKHRRKVYIAYVMLPGVNDTPDHAEALISLLQGRGSWDYLYQVNLIRYNPAVGTPEAYNRPQKRELDSFYERLKEAGLNVTVRQSFGVDIDAACGQLYGQYYIRGKPKEVEEK
- a CDS encoding VOC family protein, encoding MQLVEQHLVVSDLKRSTDFYEKKLGFTLGYDTGNNILFYWLDPEHQSMLGLWQQGSAGNGPDSSGPDTSQIIRQHLAFQLPLPQFHETVQRLKEDGLQITDFFGNETEEGSVHPWMPIVSVYFPDPDGHVLELLSFLPEQPRPDWPAMSYSEWQQRIADKG
- a CDS encoding TetR/AcrR family transcriptional regulator, which encodes MNNKRTHILECAMKLFAEKGFHHTTIQEIADKSGVSKGSVYIYFRSKNDLILSIVEHNFSMIQEQMEAWNQTGLPAREKMMRKLNVYLGILQSRKEFFIMLIREQGMNLNQDLKRIFRDFQVQTHTWLGTSLEEIYGESIRPYRWDMTIIFEGMLHSLLRMWVFGRSEKDISVFSTYLLERLDDLAKGLLDRNATPLIDEKTYPHSFRDFCSNNGLPWKEVRQLLDQMETKINEEPSERLQEYLHTLEILRKELDKTEPDPLLFQGMLANLKGVKALDPIRQKVATLLNIQLI
- a CDS encoding ABC transporter ATP-binding protein; protein product: MSFPIKKFLSYYKPYLGLFLSVLACAMITSAVTLVFPLLVRYITKDVLEGDLSTALSEVYWVGGLMLVLVAIQNIGNYFVDYKGHEIGARMESDLRHELFTHIQTLSFSFYDQAKTGQLMSRITNDLLLLSELYHHGPEDYIKYLVRFIGAFVILFYINAPLTIAVFCFLPFLGAFALYFNKRLNWAFRRNKERIGDVNAQVEDSLAGIRVVKSFANERIEIEKFQRANQRFLDSRKKTYQAEAYFYNGVETFIQLITVTVIIFGSAHIVNNTLDLADLITFMLYINFMIEPIQRLTHMSTQLQEGITGFQRFMEMMNRKPSIKNKPNAVTLSEVRGEIELKGVSFRYEDHLPPVLTNISLHVQSGEYVALVGPSGAGKTTLCSLIPRFYDVTDGEVRFDGIDVRDIDLASLRNHIGTVQQDVYLFAGTVMENIRYGNPTASDEEIVAAAIHANAHDFIMSLPQGYHSEIGQRGVKLSGGQKQRLSIARVFLKNPPVLILDEATSALDNESESIIKESLESLAKGRTTLVIAHRLSTIRNAGRIIVLTKDGIVEQGTHDALLARGGAYAQLYSKQFELV
- a CDS encoding type II toxin-antitoxin system death-on-curing family toxin translates to MIKYLTLNEILAAHIKVMEEFDDIDQAGVYPERLKSAILRPQAEYLGQELFPTIWDKAGALTQSIIQDHVFNNGNKRTAFACLWLFLKRNGYPLKMSNNDVVDMMVAFTTEDRFKGDNGAKEIGKFIEDIVKSSF